One stretch of Gadus chalcogrammus isolate NIFS_2021 chromosome 14, NIFS_Gcha_1.0, whole genome shotgun sequence DNA includes these proteins:
- the LOC130403095 gene encoding immunoglobulin-like domain-containing receptor 1 — MRGLLLACCLCLLPSVVRGIQVNVPQAERSTMLFSSVILRCDYSTSANAQNVLVTWRFKSFCKDPVLEYYSTAYQSALSLGQDPSNDCPDRMRTVRVVMQKTGSNEAILGAEYRERKISIQNMADLVINEVMWWDNGVYFCAVDAPGDTSGDNDKEVKLIVYHWLTVLLIVLGALLLIILLGVCCCQCCPQRCCCYIRCPCCPEQCCCPEKAVMQHRMIKDAQKAMAPWMGGQHIYAPMSQHSSQKNPLLYAGSSAGHIPMNPMPLPPPQSMGYSMPPPSNYGNQTPANGQMLDYMENQMRGMDMSSPMLQPQPMHPMHPMQHNQMMGPPALSVPFSPGPPSMLSALNDDGPAERRVITLPPIREQPAARMPPRAPLTRPPSSSASSRNGGGAYRRDDGGGGGGGRGGRRPSPTRSRAMSRSFSQDSLDGGSRGAPSRSGDLGRLRSRSRDDLYETRSRGNYSPPASHRSRRDSWSSDDEDSSRRGGAARRGGGGGGGGGMWVDNPPSYTEYEPGSKPGKRRNERLSDKSFRSGTSVVI; from the exons ATGCGCGGACTACTGCTCGCATGTTGCCTGTGCCTCCTACCCTCAG tggtGAGGGGCATCCAGGTGAACGTGCCCCAGGCTGAGCGCAGCACCATGCTGTTCTCCTCCGTCATCCTACGCTGTGACTACTCCACCTCCGCCAACGCCCAGAACGTCCTGGTGACCTGGCGCTTCAAGTCCTTCTGCAAGGACCCTGTCCTGGAGTACTACTCCACAG CCTACCAATCGGCCCTCTCACTGGGGCAGGACCCGTCCAACGACTGCCCCGACCGCATGAGGACCGTGCGCGTGGTGATGCAAAAGACGGGCTCCAACGAGGCCATCCTGGGAGCCGAGTACCGCGAGAGGAAGATCTCCATCCAGAACA TGGCTGACCTGGTGATCAACGAGGTCATGTGGTGGGACAACGGCGTGTATTTCTGCGCTGTCGATGCGCCGGGAGACACGTCAGGAGACAACGACAAAGAAGTCAAACTCATTGTTTACC actggCTGACGGTACTCCTCATCGTCCTGGGAGCCctgctcctcatcatcctcttgGGGGTCTGCTGCTGCCAGTGCTGTCctcagcgctgctgctgctacatCCGCTGCCCCTGCTGCCCGGAGCAGTGCTGCTGCCCCGagaaag cggtgaTGCAACATCGTATGATCAAGGACGCCCAGAAGGCCATGGCTCCCTGGATGGGAGGTCAGCACATCTATGCACCAATGAGCCAACATTCTTCCCAGAAGAATCCCCTGCTTTACGCAg GCTCCTCCGCTGGGCACATCCCCATGAACCCcatgcccctccctccccctcaatcCATGGGCTACAGCATGCCCCCACCCAGTAACTATGGCAACCAGACCCCAGCTAACGGCCAGATGTTGGACTACATGGAGAACCAGATGAGGGGGATGGACATGAGCAGCCCGATGCTGCAG CCGCAGCCCATGCACCCCATGCACCCCATGCAGCACAACCAGATGATGGGTCCCCCCGCCCTCTCCGTCCCCTTctccccggggccccccagCATGCTCTCGGCCCTCAACGACGACGGGCCGGCCGAGCGCCGCGTCATCACGCTCCCGCCAATCAGGGAGCAGCCTGCAGCCCGGATGCCTCCCAGGGCGCCCTTGACCCGCCCCCCCAGCTCCAGCGCCAGCAGCCGCAACGGCGGCGGCGCCTATCGCCGTgacgacggaggaggaggaggaggaggaagagggggccgCCGCCCGTCGCCGACGCGGTCCCGGGCCATGTCGCGGAGCTTCAGCCAGGACTCCCTGGACGGGGGGAGCCGTGGGGCCCCCAGCCGCAGCGGGGACCTGGGCCGCCTGCGCTCCCGCTCCCGGGACGACCTGTACGAGACCCGGTCCCGCGGGAACTACTCGCCGCCGGCCTCCCACCGCTCCCGGCgggactcctggagctccgACGACGAGGACAGCAGCCGGAGGGGGGGAgcggcgaggagaggaggaggaggagggggaggaggaggaatgtggGTAGATAATCCGCCCAGCTACACGGAGTATGAGCCCGGGTCGAAACCCGGCAAGCGGAGGAACGAGCGCCTCTCT GATAAGAGTTTTCGGAGTGGGACAAGTGTGGTCATCTGA